The following coding sequences lie in one Phyllopteryx taeniolatus isolate TA_2022b chromosome 4, UOR_Ptae_1.2, whole genome shotgun sequence genomic window:
- the man2b1 gene encoding lysosomal alpha-mannosidase isoform X1, with product MATSCWRLSLVFLLIETLLGLPVDRHEKQEEKCGYQSCHATKAAMLNVHLVPHTHDDVGWLKTVDQYFYGDRNDIQHAGVQYILDSVVDQLLKNPERRFIYVETAFFYRWWSRQSADTQRTVKQLVNQGRLEFVNGGWCMSDEATTHYSAVIDQMTLGLRFLNQTFGSCGRPRVAWHIDPFGHAREHASMFAQMGYDGFFFGRVDYQDRYRRMLAKEQELLWRASDSLSPPMADLFTGILPNGYNPPEGFCWDQSCDDPPIKDDPDLEDYNVDDVVERFLNITNSQSLVYKSNHIIMTMGSDFQYENANLWYKNLDKLIHYVNARQSNGSRVNVLYSTPSCYLQELHRANLSWVLKTDDFFPYADDAHDFWTGYFSSRPALKRYERLSNSNLQTCKQLEVLGGRTSTRGLFGEGNSLTLKRAMAVAQHHDAVSGTEKQHVANDYARRLAKGWQHCQVVVSNSLAALSGSTAKRVYCDSLNVSVCPVTESNKFSVNIFNPLARPVSWPIRLPVNGTAYTVSDAEGKSVDCEVVPVSQTTRDMRRNRGFAVNELLFQAWAPPLGFRTYSVSLLQDGPPPAFTHYRTPKSIWNKYLRVTFDPETGLLSSLENMETKQSISLTQNFYWYNASDGNNSKSNQPSGAYIFRPNSSTPFVISNTAKTESIRTSVMQEVRQWFAPWASQVVRLHADSRVLELEWTVGPIPIDDDLGKEVITRLDTDIKSSGIFYTDSNGREVLQRKKDFRPTWHLKQSEPIAGNYYPINSRAFIKDDEDQLTVVTDRSQGGGSIHNGSLEIMLHRRLLYDDVRGVAEPLNETSDVFPDGLVVRGRLLLSLDRPASAADAHRPLAEEMVLQPLLTFTEGDLHPNTRLEFSGLQTALPPAVHLLTLSQWHDEVVLLRLEHQFQSSESKTNSEPVTINLQKLFSTLEVVGVSELNLSANQWKEEMERFHWTPQTGEKPPKKTFKDPSTWEVTLRPMEIRTFLLRTNLR from the exons ATGGCGACAAGCTGCTGGCGGCTTTCACTCGTTTTCCTCCTAATTGAAACTTTATTAGGTTTGCCAGTCGATCGCCacgaaaaacaagaagaaaagtgCGGCTATCAG TCATGTCACGCTACCAAGGCCGCCATGCTGAACGTCCACCTGGTCCCACACACGCACGACGATGTGGGCTGGCTCAAGACCGTGGACCAGTACTTCTACGGAG ACCGTAACGACATCCAGCACGCCGGCGTGCAGTACATCCTGGACTCTGTGGTGGACCAGCTCCTGAAGAACCCAGAGCGCAGGTTCATCTATGTAGAGACAGCCTTCTTTTACCGATGGTGGAGCCGCCAGAGCGCCGACACGCAGCGGACGGTCAAGCAGCTGGTCAACCAAG GTCGGCTAGAGTTCGTCAACGGCGGTTGGTGCATGAGCGATGAGGCCACCACCCACTACAGCGCCGTTATAGATCAAATGACCCTGGGCCTCAGGTTCCTCAACCAGACCTTCGGGTCTTGCGGTCGGCCCCGTGTGGCCTGGCACATTGACCCGTTTGGACACGCCCGCGAACACGCTTCTATGTTTGCGCAG ATGGGATACGACGGCTTTTTCTTCGGGCGAGTGGACTACCAGGACCGGTACCGGCGGATGTTGGCCAAGGAGCAGGAGCTGCTATGGAGGGCGTCTGACAGCCTCAGCCCCCCGATGGCCGACCTTTTCACTG GGATCCTTCCCAATGGGTACAACCCCCCCGAGGGCTTCTGCTGGGACCAGTCCTGTGATGACCCACCCATCAAGGACGATCCCGACCTGGAGGACTACAATGTGGATGACGTAGTGGAACGATTCCTCAACATCACAAATAGTCAG TCTCTAGTGTACAAGTCCAATCACATCATCATGACCATGGGATCAGACTTCCAGTACGAGAATGCCAACCTGTGGTACAAGAACCTGGACAAGCTGATCCATTACGTCAACGCTCGGCAGTCCAATGGAAGCAGAGTCAATGTCCTCTACTCCACGCCCTCTTGTTACCTCCAAGAACTGCACCGGGCCAACCTCTCCTG GGTACTGAAGACTGATGACTTCTTCCCATATGCGGACGACGCCCACGACTTCTGGACGGGCTACTTCAGCAGCAGACCGGCGCTAAAACGTTACGAAAGGCTCAGCAACAGCAACCTGCAG ACGTGTAAGCAGCTGGAGGTTCTCGGCGGCCGGACTTCTACGAGGGGACTCTTCGGCGAGGGCAACAGTCTCACCTTGA AGAGAGCAATGGCGGTAGCTCAGCACCACGATGCCGTGTCAGGCACCGAGAAGCAGCATGTCGCCAACGACTACGCCAGGAGACTTGCCAAAGGCTGGCAACATTGCCAG GTTGTGGTTAGCAACAGTCTTGCGGCTCTGAGCGGCTCAACTGCCAAGCGAGTGTACTGCGACAGCCTCAATGTCAGCGTGTGTCCTGTAACCGAGTCCAACAAG TTCTCCGTCAACATCTTCAACCCCCTCGCTCGGCCCGTCTCATGGCCCATCAGGCTTCCGGTCAACGGTACAGCGTATACAGTGTCTGACGCTGAGGGCAAGTCTGTGGACTGCGAGGTGGTTCCAGTTTCCCAGACCACACGTGACATGAGGAGGAACCGTGGCTTCGCTGTCAACGAGCTCCTCTTCCAGGCCTGGGCCCCGCCACTGGGCTTCAGGACCTACTCAGTGTCCCTGCTCCAGGACGGGCCTCCACCGGCCTTCACACACTACCGCACTCCCAAATCCATCTGGAACAAG TACCTACGAGTGACCTTTGACCCAGAGACGGGGCTTCTGAGCAGCCTGGAAAACATGGAGACCAAGCAGAGCATCAGCCTGACACAGAACTTCTACTG GTACAACGCTAGCGATGGCAACAACTCAAAGAGCAACCAGCCCTCAGGGGCGTACATTTTCAGACCTAACTCCTCCACGCCATTTGTCATCAGCAACACGGCCAAGACGGAGAGTATACGA ACGTCGGTGATGCAGGAGGTGAGGCAGTGGTTCGCACCATGGGCGTCTCAGGTGGTTCGTCTCCACGCCGACAGTCGGGTTCTGGAGCTGGAGTGGACCGTGGGCCCGATTCCCATCGA cgACGACCTAGGCAAAGAGGTGATCACTCGATTGGACACGGACATCAAGTCCTCAGGAATATTCTACACCGACTCCAATGGGAGAGAAGTTCTACAGAGGAA GAAAGACTTCCGACCCACTTGGCACCTGAAGCAGTCAGAGCCCATTGCTGGGAACTACTACCCCATCAACTCTCGAGCCTTCATCAAG GATGACGAAGACCAACTCACGGTGGTGACAGATCGCTCTCAGGGCGGAGGCAGCATCCATAATGGCTCTCTGGAGATTATG CTCCATCGCCGGCTGCTGTACGACGACGTCCGCGGTGTGGCCGAGCCCCTCAACGAGACCTCCGACGTCTTCCCGGATGGTCTGGTGGTCCGCGGCCGGCTGCTTCTGTCCCTGGACCGCCCAGCCAGTGCCGCCGACGCGCACCGTCCCCTGGCAGAGGAGATGGTTCTGCAGCCCCTGCTGACCTTCACCGAGGGTGACCTGCACCCCAATACTAGACTGGAG TTCTCAGGACTACAGACTGCGCTGCCCCCTGCTGTCCACCTCCTGACACTGAGCCAGTGGCACGACGAGGTGGTCCTGCTCAGGCTAGAGCATCAGTTCCAGAGCTCGGAGAGCAAAACCAACTCTGAGCCGGTCACAATCAACCTGCAG AAGCTGTTTTCCACCCTGGAGGTTGTGGGCGTGTCCGAACTCAacctgtcagccaatcagtggaAAGAAGAGATGGAGCGTTTCCATTGGACACCGCAGACTG GCGAAAAGCcaccaaagaaaacatttaaagacCCCTCCACATGGGAGGTCACCTTGCGGCCGATGGAAATCCGAACGTTCCTGCTCAGAACAAACCTCAGATAG
- the LOC133476803 gene encoding tripartite motif-containing protein 16-like isoform X2, with amino-acid sequence MEWMTQRKSYFSTISAPKGPDPPLPIGHNKPRERTQESDSNVEPLRCPPVAMAHHANISVTESQFRCPICLDVLQDPVSIPCGHTYCMACINGYWDQAEPPAHFSCPQCREAFSPRPVLRRNTVLAEVVAKLKPREAFASELHAPEQYVGAAGQVPCDFCPPESKLAAAKSCLVCLASFCEAHVLPHREVGTLRRHKLVAAVECPAERLCAQHRLGLQPRTGGDEPEEAAVEWSGECLLCEADRKEVHPGEAQRARRQVQLQESQRTVQGKIRSCERALEEFQQSLESLKVSASAVLEDSEALFADMAIRLEKTKAEVRACVEARERALVSRAERDAETLRKDLDELRRRDQEIERLLRMEDNEHFLQAAPMLCLPVPAAARPSVTSGPNAEAFSGARKALGRLRSRLEDVCREEVDSINRAGVVNVTAENFKPPHSPRHSRQDDAQVSCHLSLDPDTAHPTLVLFDGDQGAHCGEELQSYPTHPQRFDSVAQVLCREGQFGGPSYWEIEWRGGGWIDIGATYRRIGRKGGGKPCLLGRNENSWRLRCTHTGYAVWHDNRKTTVAAPPCPRIGVFLERHKGALSFYSVSDSVVLLHTFRCSFSQPIYPAFRLDLDSTLLFCPHPPGH; translated from the exons ATGGAATGGATGACACAGCGGAAGAGTTATTTTAGTACAATATCTGCTCCCAAAGGTCCAGACCCGCCCCTCCCGATCGGTCACAACAAACCCCGAGAGCGCACCCAAGAGTCGGACTCCAACGTAGAGCCGCTCCGGTGCCCTCCGGTGGCGATGGCCCACCACGCCAACATCTCGGTGACGGAGAGCCAGTTTCGTTGTCCCATCTGCCTGGACGTCCTCCAGGACCCGGTGTCCATCCCGTGCGGGCACACCTACTGCATGGCGTGCATCAACGGCTACTGGGACCAGGCCGAGCCGCCGGCGCACTTCAGCTGCCCGCAGTGCCGCGAGGCGTTCAGCCCTCGGCCGGTGCTCCGCCGGAACACCGTCCTGGCCGAGGTGGTGGCCAAGCTCAAGCCGAGAGAAGCCTTCGCGTCGGAGCTCCACGCGCCGGAGCAATACGTGGGCGCCGCGGGCCAGGTGCCGTGCGACTTCTGCCCGCCGGAGAGCAAGCTGGCGGCGGCCAAGTCGTGCCTGGTGTGCCTGGCCTCCTTCTGCGAGGCTCATGTGCTGCCACACCGGGAGGTGGGAACCTTGCGGCGGCACAAGCTGGTGGCCGCCGTAGAGTGTCCCGCCGAGCGGTTGTGCGCGCAGCACCGCCTCGGACTGCAGCCGCGAACCGGGGGCGACGAGCCGGAGGAGGCCGCGGTGGAGTGGAGCGGAGAATGTCTGCTGTGTGAGGCGGACCGGAAGGAGGTGCACCCCGGCGAGGCTCAGAGGGCCCGGAGACAG GTTCAGCTTCAGGAGTCCCAGAGGACAGTACAGGGCAAAATCCGAAGCTGTGAGCGAGCGCTGGAGGAGTTCCAGCAGAGTTTGGAGTCCCTCAAG GTGTCGGCTTCGGCCGTTTTGGAAGACAGCGAGGCGCTTTTTGCCGACATGGCGATACGACTGGAGAAGACCAAGGCAGAG GTCCGAGCGTGCGTGGAAGCTCGAGAGCGAGCTTTGGTCAGTCGTGCCGAGCGAGACGCCGAGACTCTACGGAAAGATCTGGATGAACTGAGGAGGCGAGACCAGGAGATTGAACGACTTCTTCGGATGGAAGACAACGAACACTTTCTGCAG GCAGCGCCGATGCTGTGCCTTCCCGTCCCAGCCGCCGCCCGGCCCTCGGTCACGTCCGGCCCAAACGCGGAGGCCTTCAGTGGTGCCAGGAAGGCCCTGGGGAGACTACGCAGCCGCCTGGAGGATGTCTGCCGAGAGGAGGTGGACTCAATCAACAGGGCGG GTGTTGTAAACGTGACTGCGGAGAACTTCAAGCCACCACACTCACCTCGACACTCGCGACAAGACGACGCGCAGG TCTCCTGTCATCTGTCCTTGGACCCGGACACGGCCCACCCCACCCTGGTCCTGTTCGACGGTGACCAGGGTGCCCACTGCGGTGAAGAGCTTCAGTCGTACCCGACTCACCCTCAGCGCTTCGACTCTGTGGCTCAGGTCCTGTGCCGCGAGGGCCAGTTTGGCGGCCCAAGTTACTGGGAGATAGAATGGCGAGGCGGCGGATGGATCGACATCGGCGCCACGTacag GCGGATCGGACGCAAGGGAGGCGGAAAACCGTGCCTTCTGGGCCGCAACGAGAACTCTTGGAGACTCCGCTGTACGCACACCGGTTACGCCGTCTGGCACGACAACCGCAAGACTACCGTGGCCGCGCCGCCATGCCCGCGTATTGGCGTCTTCCTGGAGCGCCACAAGGGGGCGCTTTCCTTCTACAGCGTGTCTGACAGCGTGGTGCTGCTGCACACGTTCAGATGTTCCTTCTCGCAGCCCATCTACCCGGCCTTCCGCCTGGACCTGGACTCCACTCTCCTCTTCTGTCCTCATCCTCCGGGACACTAA
- the LOC133476803 gene encoding E3 ubiquitin/ISG15 ligase TRIM25-like isoform X1, with product MEWMTQRKSYFSTISAPKGPDPPLPIGHNKPRERTQESDSNVEPLRCPPVAMAHHANISVTESQFRCPICLDVLQDPVSIPCGHTYCMACINGYWDQAEPPAHFSCPQCREAFSPRPVLRRNTVLAEVVAKLKPREAFASELHAPEQYVGAAGQVPCDFCPPESKLAAAKSCLVCLASFCEAHVLPHREVGTLRRHKLVAAVECPAERLCAQHRLGLQPRTGGDEPEEAAVEWSGECLLCEADRKEVHPGEAQRARRQVQLQESQRTVQGKIRSCERALEEFQQSLESLKVSASAVLEDSEALFADMAIRLEKTKAEVRACVEARERALVSRAERDAETLRKDLDELRRRDQEIERLLRMEDNEHFLQAAPMLCLPVPAAARPSVTSGPNAEAFSGARKALGRLRSRLEDVCREEVDSINRAGVVNVTAENFKPPHSPRHSRQDDAQAFPSSFSLSSLPLQPADQRMRAVFLRFSCHLSLDPDTAHPTLVLFDGDQGAHCGEELQSYPTHPQRFDSVAQVLCREGQFGGPSYWEIEWRGGGWIDIGATYRRIGRKGGGKPCLLGRNENSWRLRCTHTGYAVWHDNRKTTVAAPPCPRIGVFLERHKGALSFYSVSDSVVLLHTFRCSFSQPIYPAFRLDLDSTLLFCPHPPGH from the exons ATGGAATGGATGACACAGCGGAAGAGTTATTTTAGTACAATATCTGCTCCCAAAGGTCCAGACCCGCCCCTCCCGATCGGTCACAACAAACCCCGAGAGCGCACCCAAGAGTCGGACTCCAACGTAGAGCCGCTCCGGTGCCCTCCGGTGGCGATGGCCCACCACGCCAACATCTCGGTGACGGAGAGCCAGTTTCGTTGTCCCATCTGCCTGGACGTCCTCCAGGACCCGGTGTCCATCCCGTGCGGGCACACCTACTGCATGGCGTGCATCAACGGCTACTGGGACCAGGCCGAGCCGCCGGCGCACTTCAGCTGCCCGCAGTGCCGCGAGGCGTTCAGCCCTCGGCCGGTGCTCCGCCGGAACACCGTCCTGGCCGAGGTGGTGGCCAAGCTCAAGCCGAGAGAAGCCTTCGCGTCGGAGCTCCACGCGCCGGAGCAATACGTGGGCGCCGCGGGCCAGGTGCCGTGCGACTTCTGCCCGCCGGAGAGCAAGCTGGCGGCGGCCAAGTCGTGCCTGGTGTGCCTGGCCTCCTTCTGCGAGGCTCATGTGCTGCCACACCGGGAGGTGGGAACCTTGCGGCGGCACAAGCTGGTGGCCGCCGTAGAGTGTCCCGCCGAGCGGTTGTGCGCGCAGCACCGCCTCGGACTGCAGCCGCGAACCGGGGGCGACGAGCCGGAGGAGGCCGCGGTGGAGTGGAGCGGAGAATGTCTGCTGTGTGAGGCGGACCGGAAGGAGGTGCACCCCGGCGAGGCTCAGAGGGCCCGGAGACAG GTTCAGCTTCAGGAGTCCCAGAGGACAGTACAGGGCAAAATCCGAAGCTGTGAGCGAGCGCTGGAGGAGTTCCAGCAGAGTTTGGAGTCCCTCAAG GTGTCGGCTTCGGCCGTTTTGGAAGACAGCGAGGCGCTTTTTGCCGACATGGCGATACGACTGGAGAAGACCAAGGCAGAG GTCCGAGCGTGCGTGGAAGCTCGAGAGCGAGCTTTGGTCAGTCGTGCCGAGCGAGACGCCGAGACTCTACGGAAAGATCTGGATGAACTGAGGAGGCGAGACCAGGAGATTGAACGACTTCTTCGGATGGAAGACAACGAACACTTTCTGCAG GCAGCGCCGATGCTGTGCCTTCCCGTCCCAGCCGCCGCCCGGCCCTCGGTCACGTCCGGCCCAAACGCGGAGGCCTTCAGTGGTGCCAGGAAGGCCCTGGGGAGACTACGCAGCCGCCTGGAGGATGTCTGCCGAGAGGAGGTGGACTCAATCAACAGGGCGG GTGTTGTAAACGTGACTGCGGAGAACTTCAAGCCACCACACTCACCTCGACACTCGCGACAAGACGACGCGCAGG cgTTTCCGTCGTCGTTCTCGCTCTCCTCGTTGCCTCTACAGCCGGCCGACCAAAGGATGAGGGCGGTCTTCCTCAGGT TCTCCTGTCATCTGTCCTTGGACCCGGACACGGCCCACCCCACCCTGGTCCTGTTCGACGGTGACCAGGGTGCCCACTGCGGTGAAGAGCTTCAGTCGTACCCGACTCACCCTCAGCGCTTCGACTCTGTGGCTCAGGTCCTGTGCCGCGAGGGCCAGTTTGGCGGCCCAAGTTACTGGGAGATAGAATGGCGAGGCGGCGGATGGATCGACATCGGCGCCACGTacag GCGGATCGGACGCAAGGGAGGCGGAAAACCGTGCCTTCTGGGCCGCAACGAGAACTCTTGGAGACTCCGCTGTACGCACACCGGTTACGCCGTCTGGCACGACAACCGCAAGACTACCGTGGCCGCGCCGCCATGCCCGCGTATTGGCGTCTTCCTGGAGCGCCACAAGGGGGCGCTTTCCTTCTACAGCGTGTCTGACAGCGTGGTGCTGCTGCACACGTTCAGATGTTCCTTCTCGCAGCCCATCTACCCGGCCTTCCGCCTGGACCTGGACTCCACTCTCCTCTTCTGTCCTCATCCTCCGGGACACTAA
- the man2b1 gene encoding lysosomal alpha-mannosidase isoform X2: MATSCWRLSLVFLLIETLLGLPVDRHEKQEEKCGYQSCHATKAAMLNVHLVPHTHDDVGWLKTVDQYFYGDRNDIQHAGVQYILDSVVDQLLKNPERRFIYVETAFFYRWWSRQSADTQRTVKQLVNQGRLEFVNGGWCMSDEATTHYSAVIDQMTLGLRFLNQTFGSCGRPRVAWHIDPFGHAREHASMFAQMGYDGFFFGRVDYQDRYRRMLAKEQELLWRASDSLSPPMADLFTGILPNGYNPPEGFCWDQSCDDPPIKDDPDLEDYNVDDVVERFLNITNSQSLVYKSNHIIMTMGSDFQYENANLWYKNLDKLIHYVNARQSNGSRVNVLYSTPSCYLQELHRANLSWVLKTDDFFPYADDAHDFWTGYFSSRPALKRYERLSNSNLQTCKQLEVLGGRTSTRGLFGEGNSLTLKRAMAVAQHHDAVSGTEKQHVANDYARRLAKGWQHCQVVVSNSLAALSGSTAKRVYCDSLNVSVCPVTESNKFSVNIFNPLARPVSWPIRLPVNGTAYTVSDAEGKSVDCEVVPVSQTTRDMRRNRGFAVNELLFQAWAPPLGFRTYSVSLLQDGPPPAFTHYRTPKSIWNKYLRVTFDPETGLLSSLENMETKQSISLTQNFYWYNASDGNNSKSNQPSGAYIFRPNSSTPFVISNTAKTESIRTSVMQEVRQWFAPWASQVVRLHADSRVLELEWTVGPIPIDDDLGKEVITRLDTDIKSSGIFYTDSNGREVLQRKKDFRPTWHLKQSEPIAGNYYPINSRAFIKDDEDQLTVVTDRSQGGGSIHNGSLEIMVRSPSPAAVRRRPRCGRAPQRDLRRLPGWSGGPRPAASVPGPPSQCRRRAPSPGRGDGSAAPADLHRG, translated from the exons ATGGCGACAAGCTGCTGGCGGCTTTCACTCGTTTTCCTCCTAATTGAAACTTTATTAGGTTTGCCAGTCGATCGCCacgaaaaacaagaagaaaagtgCGGCTATCAG TCATGTCACGCTACCAAGGCCGCCATGCTGAACGTCCACCTGGTCCCACACACGCACGACGATGTGGGCTGGCTCAAGACCGTGGACCAGTACTTCTACGGAG ACCGTAACGACATCCAGCACGCCGGCGTGCAGTACATCCTGGACTCTGTGGTGGACCAGCTCCTGAAGAACCCAGAGCGCAGGTTCATCTATGTAGAGACAGCCTTCTTTTACCGATGGTGGAGCCGCCAGAGCGCCGACACGCAGCGGACGGTCAAGCAGCTGGTCAACCAAG GTCGGCTAGAGTTCGTCAACGGCGGTTGGTGCATGAGCGATGAGGCCACCACCCACTACAGCGCCGTTATAGATCAAATGACCCTGGGCCTCAGGTTCCTCAACCAGACCTTCGGGTCTTGCGGTCGGCCCCGTGTGGCCTGGCACATTGACCCGTTTGGACACGCCCGCGAACACGCTTCTATGTTTGCGCAG ATGGGATACGACGGCTTTTTCTTCGGGCGAGTGGACTACCAGGACCGGTACCGGCGGATGTTGGCCAAGGAGCAGGAGCTGCTATGGAGGGCGTCTGACAGCCTCAGCCCCCCGATGGCCGACCTTTTCACTG GGATCCTTCCCAATGGGTACAACCCCCCCGAGGGCTTCTGCTGGGACCAGTCCTGTGATGACCCACCCATCAAGGACGATCCCGACCTGGAGGACTACAATGTGGATGACGTAGTGGAACGATTCCTCAACATCACAAATAGTCAG TCTCTAGTGTACAAGTCCAATCACATCATCATGACCATGGGATCAGACTTCCAGTACGAGAATGCCAACCTGTGGTACAAGAACCTGGACAAGCTGATCCATTACGTCAACGCTCGGCAGTCCAATGGAAGCAGAGTCAATGTCCTCTACTCCACGCCCTCTTGTTACCTCCAAGAACTGCACCGGGCCAACCTCTCCTG GGTACTGAAGACTGATGACTTCTTCCCATATGCGGACGACGCCCACGACTTCTGGACGGGCTACTTCAGCAGCAGACCGGCGCTAAAACGTTACGAAAGGCTCAGCAACAGCAACCTGCAG ACGTGTAAGCAGCTGGAGGTTCTCGGCGGCCGGACTTCTACGAGGGGACTCTTCGGCGAGGGCAACAGTCTCACCTTGA AGAGAGCAATGGCGGTAGCTCAGCACCACGATGCCGTGTCAGGCACCGAGAAGCAGCATGTCGCCAACGACTACGCCAGGAGACTTGCCAAAGGCTGGCAACATTGCCAG GTTGTGGTTAGCAACAGTCTTGCGGCTCTGAGCGGCTCAACTGCCAAGCGAGTGTACTGCGACAGCCTCAATGTCAGCGTGTGTCCTGTAACCGAGTCCAACAAG TTCTCCGTCAACATCTTCAACCCCCTCGCTCGGCCCGTCTCATGGCCCATCAGGCTTCCGGTCAACGGTACAGCGTATACAGTGTCTGACGCTGAGGGCAAGTCTGTGGACTGCGAGGTGGTTCCAGTTTCCCAGACCACACGTGACATGAGGAGGAACCGTGGCTTCGCTGTCAACGAGCTCCTCTTCCAGGCCTGGGCCCCGCCACTGGGCTTCAGGACCTACTCAGTGTCCCTGCTCCAGGACGGGCCTCCACCGGCCTTCACACACTACCGCACTCCCAAATCCATCTGGAACAAG TACCTACGAGTGACCTTTGACCCAGAGACGGGGCTTCTGAGCAGCCTGGAAAACATGGAGACCAAGCAGAGCATCAGCCTGACACAGAACTTCTACTG GTACAACGCTAGCGATGGCAACAACTCAAAGAGCAACCAGCCCTCAGGGGCGTACATTTTCAGACCTAACTCCTCCACGCCATTTGTCATCAGCAACACGGCCAAGACGGAGAGTATACGA ACGTCGGTGATGCAGGAGGTGAGGCAGTGGTTCGCACCATGGGCGTCTCAGGTGGTTCGTCTCCACGCCGACAGTCGGGTTCTGGAGCTGGAGTGGACCGTGGGCCCGATTCCCATCGA cgACGACCTAGGCAAAGAGGTGATCACTCGATTGGACACGGACATCAAGTCCTCAGGAATATTCTACACCGACTCCAATGGGAGAGAAGTTCTACAGAGGAA GAAAGACTTCCGACCCACTTGGCACCTGAAGCAGTCAGAGCCCATTGCTGGGAACTACTACCCCATCAACTCTCGAGCCTTCATCAAG GATGACGAAGACCAACTCACGGTGGTGACAGATCGCTCTCAGGGCGGAGGCAGCATCCATAATGGCTCTCTGGAGATTATGGTCAGAT CTCCATCGCCGGCTGCTGTACGACGACGTCCGCGGTGTGGCCGAGCCCCTCAACGAGACCTCCGACGTCTTCCCGGATGGTCTGGTGGTCCGCGGCCGGCTGCTTCTGTCCCTGGACCGCCCAGCCAGTGCCGCCGACGCGCACCGTCCCCTGGCAGAGGAGATGGTTCTGCAGCCCCTGCTGACCTTCACCGAGGGTGA